The following are from one region of the Nicotiana tabacum cultivar K326 chromosome 3, ASM71507v2, whole genome shotgun sequence genome:
- the LOC107821710 gene encoding uncharacterized protein LOC107821710 isoform X2 yields MAPKNLSFKIILGSSSMARRKILADMGYDFTVMTADIDEKSIRKENAEELVVALAEAKADAIMSRLETTDHLEENTHPTLLITADTVAVYQGIIREKPSSKEEARQFIKSYSGGQATVVGSVVVTNLTKGIRKGAWERSEVYFHEIPDEVIDSLIEEGIILNVAGGLMLEHPLTLPFVDTVIGTADHVMGLPRSLTEKLIQEAL; encoded by the exons ATGGCTCCGAAGAACTTGTCCTTCAAG ATAATCCTGGGTTCTTCCTCCATGGCACGTCGGAAAATTCTAGCTGACATGGGTTATGATTTTACAGTTATG ACTGCTGACATTGACGAAAAGAGCATTAGGAAGGAAAATGCTGAGGAATTAGTTGTAGCTCTAGCAGAAGCAAAG GCAGATGCTATTATGTCAAGGCTTGAAACAACTGATCATTTGGAGGAAAATACTCATCCCACTCTCTTGATTACTGCAGACACA GTGGCGGTGTACCAAGGAATTATTAGAGAAAAGCCGTCAAGTAAGGAAGAAGCGCGCCAATTCATCAAAA GCTACTCTGGTGGTCAAGCCACGGTTGTGGGATCTGTTGTGGTGACCAACCTCACAAAGGGGATAAGAAAAGGAGCTTGGGAAAGGTCAGAG GTATATTTCCATGAGATACCTGATGAGGTCATTGATAGCCTG ATTGAGGAAGGAATAATACTTAATGTTGCTGGTGGTTTAATGCTTGAACATCCACTGACGTTGCCCTTTGTTGATACTGTG ATTGGAACTGCTGATCATGTCATGGGACTCCCAAGAAGTCTCACTGAAAAGCTTATTCAAGAAGCACTCTAG
- the LOC107821710 gene encoding uncharacterized protein LOC107821710 isoform X5 — protein MSRLETTDHLEENTHPTLLITADTVCLFLHIAREYFKYHDLFGYILPTSIGIEVAVYQGIIREKPSSKEEARQFIKSYSGGQATVVGSVVVTNLTKGIRKGAWERSEVYFHEIPDEVIDSLIEEGIILNVAGGLMLEHPLTLPFVDTVIGTADHVMGLPRSLTEKLIQEAL, from the exons ATGTCAAGGCTTGAAACAACTGATCATTTGGAGGAAAATACTCATCCCACTCTCTTGATTACTGCAGACACAGTATGTTTATTTCTCCACATTGCTAGGGAATACTTCAAGTACCATG ATCTTTTTGGCTATATCTTACCTACATCTATTGGTATCGAGGTGGCGGTGTACCAAGGAATTATTAGAGAAAAGCCGTCAAGTAAGGAAGAAGCGCGCCAATTCATCAAAA GCTACTCTGGTGGTCAAGCCACGGTTGTGGGATCTGTTGTGGTGACCAACCTCACAAAGGGGATAAGAAAAGGAGCTTGGGAAAGGTCAGAG GTATATTTCCATGAGATACCTGATGAGGTCATTGATAGCCTG ATTGAGGAAGGAATAATACTTAATGTTGCTGGTGGTTTAATGCTTGAACATCCACTGACGTTGCCCTTTGTTGATACTGTG ATTGGAACTGCTGATCATGTCATGGGACTCCCAAGAAGTCTCACTGAAAAGCTTATTCAAGAAGCACTCTAG
- the LOC142177427 gene encoding uncharacterized protein LOC142177427 produces the protein MGQAREFLFLNSKDDPLQTKISVNITWHAPQKYWYKLNIDGAYKNGAKNLGLGGVFTDHIGTWIIGFQRQHTTISPLHTELQAIYDGLLLAIKFKLFPLEVETDSTEAINAIQRDHLVCSNIVHACRSLMHQQKDLRFRHNFRKGNHVAHLRTKDATINNFKQFSLDNPKLHAIPPLFVKQQLTMEQNGACLFAKSLPTTACNMLRTLGNQNIACDNPSMCGNFSTTCNKVNDF, from the coding sequence ATGGGTCAAGCTAGGGAATTCCTCTTTCTAAATTCCAAAGATGATCCTCTTCAAACAAAAATATCAGTTAACATAACTTGGCATGCTCCCCAAAAATATTGGTATAAACTAAACATTGATGGTGCATACAAAAATGGTGCAAAAAACTTAGGATTAGGTGGAGTGTTCACAGATCATATAGGTACGTGGATCATTGGCTTCCAAAGACAACATACTACGATTTCTCCGTTACATACTGAATTACAGGCAATATACGATGGACTCCTACTAGCAATAAAATTCAAGCTCTTTCCCCTTGAAGTGGAAACTGACTCAACAGAAGCCATCAATGCAATACAACGGGATCATTTAGTTTGTTCTAATATTGTTCATGCATGCAGATCTTTAATGCACCAGCAAAAGGACCTTCGATTTCGACATAACTTTCGTAAAGGCAACCATGTGGCGCATCTCCGAACTAAAGACGCTACCATAAATAACTTCAAGCAGTTTAGTTTGGACAACCCAAAACTCCATGCAATCCCACCTCTTTTTGTGAAGCAACAACTAACGATGGAACAAAATGGAGCCTGTCTTTTTGCAAAATCTTTACCAACTACTGCTTGTAATATGCTTAGAACCTTAGGTAATCAAAATATTGCTTGTGATAATCCATCAATGTGTGGAAACTTTTCAACTACTTGTAACAAGGTAAACGATTTCTAG
- the LOC107821710 gene encoding uncharacterized protein LOC107821710 isoform X3: protein MAPKNLSFKIILGSSSMARRKILADMGYDFTVMTADIDEKSIRKENAEELVVALAEAKADAIMSRLETTDHLEENTHPTLLITADTVCLFLHIAREYFKYHDLFGYILPTSIGIEVAVYQGIIREKPSSKEEARQFIKSYSGGQATVVGSVVVTNLTKGIRKGAWERSEIGTADHVMGLPRSLTEKLIQEAL, encoded by the exons ATGGCTCCGAAGAACTTGTCCTTCAAG ATAATCCTGGGTTCTTCCTCCATGGCACGTCGGAAAATTCTAGCTGACATGGGTTATGATTTTACAGTTATG ACTGCTGACATTGACGAAAAGAGCATTAGGAAGGAAAATGCTGAGGAATTAGTTGTAGCTCTAGCAGAAGCAAAG GCAGATGCTATTATGTCAAGGCTTGAAACAACTGATCATTTGGAGGAAAATACTCATCCCACTCTCTTGATTACTGCAGACACAGTATGTTTATTTCTCCACATTGCTAGGGAATACTTCAAGTACCATG ATCTTTTTGGCTATATCTTACCTACATCTATTGGTATCGAGGTGGCGGTGTACCAAGGAATTATTAGAGAAAAGCCGTCAAGTAAGGAAGAAGCGCGCCAATTCATCAAAA GCTACTCTGGTGGTCAAGCCACGGTTGTGGGATCTGTTGTGGTGACCAACCTCACAAAGGGGATAAGAAAAGGAGCTTGGGAAAGGTCAGAG ATTGGAACTGCTGATCATGTCATGGGACTCCCAAGAAGTCTCACTGAAAAGCTTATTCAAGAAGCACTCTAG
- the LOC107821710 gene encoding uncharacterized protein LOC107821710 isoform X4, with protein sequence MAPKNLSFKIILGSSSMARRKILADMGYDFTVMTADIDEKSIRKENAEELVVALAEAKADAIMSRLETTDHLEENTHPTLLITADTVCLFLHIAREYFKYHDLFGYILPTSIGIEVAVYQGIIREKPSSKEEARQFIKSYSGGQATVVGSVVVTNLTKGIRKGAWERSEALLHLMHKRV encoded by the exons ATGGCTCCGAAGAACTTGTCCTTCAAG ATAATCCTGGGTTCTTCCTCCATGGCACGTCGGAAAATTCTAGCTGACATGGGTTATGATTTTACAGTTATG ACTGCTGACATTGACGAAAAGAGCATTAGGAAGGAAAATGCTGAGGAATTAGTTGTAGCTCTAGCAGAAGCAAAG GCAGATGCTATTATGTCAAGGCTTGAAACAACTGATCATTTGGAGGAAAATACTCATCCCACTCTCTTGATTACTGCAGACACAGTATGTTTATTTCTCCACATTGCTAGGGAATACTTCAAGTACCATG ATCTTTTTGGCTATATCTTACCTACATCTATTGGTATCGAGGTGGCGGTGTACCAAGGAATTATTAGAGAAAAGCCGTCAAGTAAGGAAGAAGCGCGCCAATTCATCAAAA GCTACTCTGGTGGTCAAGCCACGGTTGTGGGATCTGTTGTGGTGACCAACCTCACAAAGGGGATAAGAAAAGGAGCTTGGGAAAGGTCAGAG GCTTTGCTGCATCTGATGCATAAGCGTGTGTGA
- the LOC107821710 gene encoding uncharacterized protein LOC107821710 isoform X1: MAPKNLSFKIILGSSSMARRKILADMGYDFTVMTADIDEKSIRKENAEELVVALAEAKADAIMSRLETTDHLEENTHPTLLITADTVCLFLHIAREYFKYHDLFGYILPTSIGIEVAVYQGIIREKPSSKEEARQFIKSYSGGQATVVGSVVVTNLTKGIRKGAWERSEVYFHEIPDEVIDSLIEEGIILNVAGGLMLEHPLTLPFVDTVIGTADHVMGLPRSLTEKLIQEAL, encoded by the exons ATGGCTCCGAAGAACTTGTCCTTCAAG ATAATCCTGGGTTCTTCCTCCATGGCACGTCGGAAAATTCTAGCTGACATGGGTTATGATTTTACAGTTATG ACTGCTGACATTGACGAAAAGAGCATTAGGAAGGAAAATGCTGAGGAATTAGTTGTAGCTCTAGCAGAAGCAAAG GCAGATGCTATTATGTCAAGGCTTGAAACAACTGATCATTTGGAGGAAAATACTCATCCCACTCTCTTGATTACTGCAGACACAGTATGTTTATTTCTCCACATTGCTAGGGAATACTTCAAGTACCATG ATCTTTTTGGCTATATCTTACCTACATCTATTGGTATCGAGGTGGCGGTGTACCAAGGAATTATTAGAGAAAAGCCGTCAAGTAAGGAAGAAGCGCGCCAATTCATCAAAA GCTACTCTGGTGGTCAAGCCACGGTTGTGGGATCTGTTGTGGTGACCAACCTCACAAAGGGGATAAGAAAAGGAGCTTGGGAAAGGTCAGAG GTATATTTCCATGAGATACCTGATGAGGTCATTGATAGCCTG ATTGAGGAAGGAATAATACTTAATGTTGCTGGTGGTTTAATGCTTGAACATCCACTGACGTTGCCCTTTGTTGATACTGTG ATTGGAACTGCTGATCATGTCATGGGACTCCCAAGAAGTCTCACTGAAAAGCTTATTCAAGAAGCACTCTAG